One segment of Anguilla anguilla isolate fAngAng1 chromosome 1, fAngAng1.pri, whole genome shotgun sequence DNA contains the following:
- the si:dkeyp-69b9.3 gene encoding myocardin, translating to MTLLASERSLLIRNKFRSVLQLRIQNRRQQNEISADTGVKATCHSQPGEKDRSDAVCVPDDSVTRKSPPSGLSTETALSTGQDWCGGGGLRQKKARLAEDLSEKIQRRPGPLELLHKHILPLEASSISFPQASDVFEDDISCSSSSSSPEQLGIHQSPGFSMSPGLAGDQSLSDLSPGSTPLNHSPNNFQCSLALLPATEGISQPMTMTVAESDSMATSGRTKSIFLTAQTTPLLPKVVQQSSSPPPQPTLTPPTPSSRVARSRKPRDSKPKMKKLKYHQYIPPDQRGGAGGGAGGGAIHRNAAPPIDPAYSRLLQQQQVFLQLQILNQQQQQQQQQQQQQQQQQLTVAPSDQQIVRFTGATPPACPQAVPTATNPTPPVDSSPAHKPELLPPNLDDLTVSELRQQLRKRGLPVSGTKPSLLERLRPYQLPRPCIAPAPLCQPGTNMGPSGPALPLNPNSDPPGNPPSLYIQPGGVPPNAAGGERPLAGIGFLAGGPGSAAALPLPPASPASSGAPWRAGQAAEERSVEMEMRERLRSRPRDRAREGCKDRAGRSSCENALHPFLQQETGRLKINSEVDGKEVLFTQVFCCQPCDVIGQDFELPMQITASPVQAPPSARSLEEELQEAIQRVQMAPSQSIDDILDEPISCADAASSVSDLQAAVAALSGSSTSPVIDQSQPPVHIKEENFLSSPLCSSLLLELPPSPSSISQVAPPPPPPPPPICTTPPPMTASRKRREAATFDPADWLESLTSGLRPLTPPAAPFVETDFGLDSDLNVNRVLDLMVEQW from the exons atGACTCTGCTGGCCTCTGAGAGGTCTCTCCTTATCCGAAACAAGTTCCGTTCAG TACTGCAGCTGAGAATACAGAACCGCAGGCAACAGAATGAAATCAGCGCAGACActg GTGTGAAAGCAACCTGTCACTCCCAGCCTGGGGAGAAGGACAGAAGTGATGCAGTG TGTGTGCCAGATGACAGCGTAACCCGAAAGTCGCCCCCTAGTGGCTTGAGTACCGAAACTGCGCTCAGCACTGGCCAAG ACTGGTGCGGAGGGGGAGGCTTGCGGCAGAAGAAAGCTCGGCTGGCAGAGGACCTCAGCGAGAAGATCCAGCGCCGGCCAGGTCCTCTGGAGCTGCTGCACAAGCACATTCTGCCCCTGGAAGCCA GTTCCATTTCTTTCCCTCAGGCCTCTGATGTCTTTGAAGATGACATCTcttgctcctcctcttcctcatctcctGAGCAACTTGGGATTCACCAATCACCAGGCTTCTCCATGTCGCCCGGGCTGGCAGGGGACCAATCGTTAAGCGATTTGTCGCCTGGTTCCACCCCCCTCAATCACAGCCCCAACAACTTTCAG TGTAGCTTGGCTTTGCTCCCGGCAACCGAGGGCATCAGCCAGCCAATGACCATGACCGTAGCTGAATCGGACTCCATGGCAACGTCCGGGAGAACGAAGAGCATCTTCCTAACCGCTCAGACCACGCCCCTGCTGCCAAAG GTGGTCCAGCAGTCTTCAAGTCCACCCCCTCAGCCCACTCTCAcgccccctaccccctcctCTCGCGTCGCCCGCTCCCGAAAACCCCGCGACTCCAAACCCAAAATGAAGAAGCTGAAATATCACCAGTATATTCCCCCGGATCAGAGGGGcggcgcggggggcggggccggtggTGGGGCCATTCACAGGAACGCTGCCCCGCCCATCGACCCCGCCTACTCCCGCCTCCTGCAGCAACAGCAGGTGTTTCTCCAGCTGCAGATTCtcaaccagcagcagcagcagcaacagcagcaacagcaacagcaacagcaacagcagctcaCTGTTGCACCAAG TGATCAGCAGATAGTGAGGTTTACTGGAGCAACACCACCGGCCTGCCCTCAGGCTGTCCCCACAGCaacaaaccccacccctccgGTGGActcaagccccgcccacaagcCTGAACTTCTTCCCCCTAACCTGGATGACCTCACG GTCTCAGAGCTCCGCCAGCAGCTCCGCAAGCGAGGCCTCCCGGTGTCCGGCACCAAGCCCTCCCTCCTGGAGCGCCTGAGGCCCTATCAGCTCCCCCGGCCCTGcatcgcccccgcccccctctgccAACCGGGGACCAACATGGGGCCGTCCGGCCCCGCGCTACCCCTCAACCCCAACTCCGACCCCCCTGGCAACCCGCCCAGCCTCTACATCCAGCCCGGCGGGGTCCCACCCAACGCCGCCGGGGGGGAGCGGCCCTTGGCGGGAATCGGGTTCCTCGCTGGAGGCCCCGGCTCAGCCGCcgcccttcctctccctcccgcttCTCCCGCGTCCTCCGGCGCCCCCTGGAGGGCTGGCCAGGcagcggaggagaggagcgtGGAGatggagatgagggagagactgaggagCCGGCCAAGGGACAGGGCAAGGGAAGGGTGCAAAGACAGGGCAGGACGCAGC TCCTGTGAGAATGCCCTCCATCCATTCCTGCAACAGGAAACAGGACGTCTGAAGATCAACTCAGAGGTCGATGGAAAAGAGGTGCTATTCACACAA GTCTTTTGCTGCCAGCCctgtgatgtgattggtcaAGATTTTGAGTTGCCAATGCAGATCACTGCCAGTCCTGTTCAGGCCCCTCCCAGCGCAAGGAGTCTTGAAGAGGAGCTACAAGAAGCCATTCAGAGAGTCCAG ATGGCCCCCAGTCAGTCCATTGATGACATTCTGGATGAGCCTATAAGCTGTGCCG ATGCTGCCTCCTCTGTCTCAGACCTTCAAGCTGCAGTGGCTGCTCTTTCTGGCTCCTCCACATCACCTGTCattgaccaatcacagccaccTGTTCACATCAAAGAGGAAAACTTCCTGTCCTCCCCACTCTGTTCCTCCCTCCTTCTGGAGCTTCCTCCGTCCCCCTCAAGCATCTCCCAagtagctccgccccctcctccgcctcctcctcccatctgcaccacccctccacccatGACTGCGTCCAGGAAGAGGCGAGAGGCTGCGACCTTTGACCCGGCCGACTGGTTGGAGTCCCTGACCTCCGGCCTCCGACCTCTGACTCCCCCCGCTGCCCCGTTTGTGGAAACCgactttggcctggattcagacCTCAACGTGAATCGGGTTTTGGATTTGATGGTGGAGCAGTGGTGA
- the LOC118219569 gene encoding zinc finger E-box-binding homeobox 1 produces the protein MDSQLAAVLTSSGTASMNRNHLPERTGKSMEMPPLTDIQDVPIDLSLKSSCSLPLDSQPLCLKMTPSCNSKAKQFYWTETRIQGRMTETSKDSTDTLEIVAEVTGVHKPVLSNMDSLPNSCKDPLTPGFSGCLLEQKGIMSESLSSDQSECPTASLVTVKEEIEEVCIGELDGYSDDQPDSPGSLNETNRDMTRDIADSTDTQSTTVSGANSSTIPTDTITALKTEPGHNAANRCGFTNSDASTSEIKSSDLNGNDSSSKRAEMQVDKRPQLNLGILSDSGKPPVEGSAAEGGEKEVVRLKGRKECSSLRVVPAYGVRTRSQRRREMNREAKGESGKGENKPLGKDRQKREVLSQSSPPLSDLPGGPERLCEPEREQEHPDTDRIGQGRECQRRLQEEVLDLSLSRKGGKSNTGCRKVGFEEGFETTLLMEVDEIVQQEVEEVEADAEILSREGEAAISFDLLNWEASFPSSPAPPSPSASPSVGSSLDDLLLIDDQGIPYMLTPDGQKVLQVELPEPRKAFTVRPRPKSKQVKPKDSTVNVALSNQVLPNALPCRPSGAMPSCLISPASPESSDESKAVAPSGAKSSSLAAPHPLTLSDLESQSQPIRILASSTTTSPILLLPSSQLSSLSPPKPNTNSGLMALSLPMALTQNSQSTPLLLVISPLAAGTVASTSSPVLTVNTPAPSTLSLTQTTSPSAVSVPHYSIQNNLESSFPANPSLPALNPESCTLFTAISGNGNHSTPTSPSDSSSTEKPNSDISSKEIVPKLSPSVLLKSDPASDTKSSSINETKIERAQSPIPASLSPKEIPPYQLRRSLKASPSSASKLAPASRISANPFPIDDSACPTSGTPPPATIFPTNHPKNLNLSPNCPRRILYCQFCPRAFYYLSDLERHSITHSQSKPHVCPLCSKAFKRSSHLERHKHIHTGQRNFICPICAKRFREAGELLRHQRVHTGEKPFQCPQCHMRFAERNTLRRHAKRKHQDQPGADGQEGGCGVSGGPEAGQEDSAEWYSSTVPELDSDSDTDREQEV, from the coding sequence atggattcacagttAGCGGCTGTCCTGACCAGTAGTGGGACAGCTTCGATGAACAGAAACCATCTGCCTGAGAGGACAGGAAAATCCATGGAAATGCCCCCTTTGACTGATATTCAGGATGTGCCCATTGACCTATCCCTGAAATCCTCGTGTTCGCTACCTCTTGATTCTCAACCCTTGTGTCTCAAAATGACTCCCTCGTGCAACAGCAAAGCCAAGCAGTTTTACTGGACAGAAACAAGAATTCAGGGGAGAATGACAGAGACAAGTAAGGACAGCACAGACACTCTTGAAATTGTTGCAGAAGTGACTGGTGTGCACAAACCTGTCCTGTCCAACATGGACTCCTTGCCAAATTCATGCAAGGACCCTTTGACTCCTGGTTTTTCTGGCTGCTTATTGGAACAAAAAGGGATTATGTCTGAGTCTCTGTCCAGCGACCAGTCAGAATGCCCTACTGCCAGCCTGGTCACTGTTAAAGAGGAGATTGAGGAGGTATGCATCGGGGAATTGGATGGGTACAGTGATGATCAGCCCGATTCACCAGGATCCCTCAATGAGACAAATAGGGACATGACAAGGGACATCGCCGatagcactgacacacagagcacaacTGTTTCAGGCGCTAACAGCAGTACGATCCCTACGGACACCATTACAGCCTTAAAAACCGAACCTGGGCATAATGCAGCTAACAGGTGTGGATTCACAAATAGTGATGCATCTACTTCAGAAATCAAGTCGTCAGACTTGAATGGAAACGATAGTTCTTCAAAACGGGCGGAAATGCAAGTTGATAAACGGCCACAGTTGAACTTGGGGATCTTGTCTGACAGTGGCAAACCGCCTGTTGAAGGTAGCGCTGCtgaaggaggggaaaaagaagTGGTCAGATTGAAAGGCAGGAAAGAGTGTTCAAGTCTTCGCGTGGTCCCTGCTTATGGTGTTCGTACAAGgagtcagaggaggagagaaatgaACAGAGAGGCGAAGGGGGAGTCTGGGAAAGGGGAAAATAAGCCTCTTGGGAAAGACAGACAAAAGAGGGAAGTGCTGTCACAgtcttctcctcccctctctgaccTTCCTGGAGGGCCTGAAAGGCTGTGTGAgcctgagagagaacaggagcaCCCTGATACAGACAGGATAGGGCAGGGAAGAGAGTGTCAGCGTAGACTGCAGGAGGAAGTGCTAGATCTGAGCTTGTCAAGGAAGGGAGGAAAGAGCAACACAGGCTGCCGGAAGGTAGGATTTGAAGAAGGATTTGAGACTACACTTTTAATGGAAGTGGATGAGATAGTGCAGCAAGAGGTCGAGGAAGTGGAGGCGGATGCCGAAATTCTAtcgagagagggagaagcagcCATCAGTTTTGACCTGCTGAATTGGGAGGCTTCTTTTCCATCTTCCCCAGCACCCCCCTCGCCTTCTGCCTCACCCTCTGTGGGTTCCAGCCTTGATGACCTCCTCCTCATTGACGACCAGGGTATCCCGTACATGCTCACCCCCGATGGTCAGAAAGTGCTCCAGGTGGAGCTCCCCGAACCTCGCAAAGCCTTCACTGTCAGGCCTCGGCCCAAGTCAAAGCAGGTGAAACCCAAGGATTCCACTGTGAATGTTGCACTGTCTAACCAGGTCTTACCGAACGCCCTTCCCTGCCGGCCTTCTGGTGCGATGCCATCATGTCTTATTTCCCCTGCTTCACCAGAATCCTCAGATGAATCGAAAGCCGTCGCCCCCTCAGGTGCCAAATCCagctctctggctgctcctcaCCCCCTGACCCTGTCAGATTTAGAATCCCAATCCCAACCCATTCGAATTTTAGCCAGTTCCACGACCACCTCCCCCATCCTCCTTCTCCCATCCTCCCAGCTTTCATCCCTTTCTCCACCCAAACCCAACACAAATTCAGGTCTGATGGCACTTTCTTTACCTATGGCCCTTACCCAAAACTCACAATCCACCCCTCTGCTTCTTGTCATCTCCCCTCTTGCCGCTGGAACGGTTGCCTCTACCTCTTCCCCTGTCCTCACTGTTAATACTCCTGCTCCCTCTACTCTATCACTCACACAGACCACTTCTCCATCTGCAGTCTCTGTTCCTCACTATTCTATACAGAATAACCTTGAGTCCTCTTTTCCAGCCAATCCTTCGCTCCCTGCCCTTAATCCAGAATCCTGTACCCTCTTTACTGCCATCTCAGGAAACGGTAACCACTCCACTCCTACCTCTCCTTCTGACTCCTCTTCCACCGAAAAGCCCAACTCTGACATTTCCTCCAAAGAAATTGTTCCCAAACTTTCCCCCAGTGTACTCCTAAAATCAGATCCTGCCTCTGACACCAAATCAAGTTCCATTAATGAGACCAAAATCGAACGTGCGCAGTCACCAATCCCTGCCAGCTTATCTCCTAAGGAGATTCCCCCTTACCAATTAAGGCGCAGTCTAAAAGCATCCCCTTCTTCAGCCTCTAAACTTGCTCCCGCCTCTCGCATCTCAGCAAACCCGTTCCCCATCGATGACTCGGCTTGCCCCACTTCCGGCACGCCGCCTCCAGCCACAATCTTCCCCACCAACCATCCAAAAAATCTCAATTTGTCTCCTAACTGCCCTCGCCGAATCCTCTACTGCCAGTTTTGCCCACGGGCATTCTACTACCTCTCCGACTTGGAGCGCCACTCCATCACGCACTCCCAGAGCAAGCCGCACGTCTGTCCGCTCTGCAGCAAGGCTTTCAAGCGCTCTAGCCACCTGGAGCGGCACAAGCACATTCACACGGGCCAGAGGAACTTCATCTGCCCCATATGCGCCAAGAGGTTCCGCGAAGCCGGGGAGCTGCTCCGGCACCAGCGGGTGCACACGGGGGAGAAGCCCTTCCAGTGCCCGCAGTGCCACATGCGCTTCGCCGAGCGGAACACTCTGCGCCGACACGCCAAGCGGAAACACCAGGATCAGCCGGGAGCGGACGGGCAGGAGGGGGGCTGCGGCGTTTCTGGCGGCCCGGAGGCGGGGCAGGAGGACAGTGCGGAGTGGTACAGCTCCACCGTGCCTGAGCTGGACTCCGACAGTGACACGGACAGGGAGCAGGAAGTTTAG